Proteins co-encoded in one Natronorubrum daqingense genomic window:
- a CDS encoding NAD(P)/FAD-dependent oxidoreductase, with amino-acid sequence MTLSRTLDVAIVGAGPAGVGTAVALERLDVEYVVLERECIGASFRQWPAEMELLTPSFPANAFGVRDLNAITLDTSPALALDSEHPTGDQYAEYLEAVAEFHELPIETGVDVDAVVPDAGSSESSDGDDATAADGFTLETSEGRLEVASVVWAAGQYQYPSSGSIPGASSAIHVSTIDSWAAHADRWSGEDGSPDESDQTVAASTPSASSQSPASPLAADGAGVSPPSADDVVIVGGAESGIDAALGLADTGLSVTVVDPDGPWQYRSPDPSEVLSPRTTDRLEAALDAEQPITLVTDARVERIEREETGTDSSSEARVETRTDPSDGPETPGSTVERAGYAVVTDDGNRIHSRTPPVLSTGFEGSITLVDDLFAVDEHGFPELTDQDESTATSGLFLVGPQVAHEGQQFCFIYKFRQRFAVVAEAIGDRLEAETTPLEAYREKRMFLENLECCEPSYCDC; translated from the coding sequence ATGACGCTTTCACGCACACTCGACGTCGCGATCGTCGGTGCTGGACCCGCAGGCGTCGGTACGGCAGTCGCACTCGAGCGACTCGACGTCGAATACGTCGTCCTCGAGCGCGAGTGTATCGGTGCCTCGTTTCGACAGTGGCCCGCGGAAATGGAGTTGTTGACGCCGTCGTTTCCGGCCAACGCGTTCGGCGTTCGCGATCTGAACGCGATCACGCTCGATACCTCGCCGGCGCTCGCCCTCGACAGCGAGCACCCGACCGGCGACCAGTACGCAGAGTACCTCGAGGCGGTCGCCGAGTTTCACGAACTCCCGATCGAGACGGGAGTCGACGTCGACGCCGTCGTTCCCGACGCCGGATCGTCGGAGTCATCGGACGGAGACGACGCGACAGCCGCGGACGGGTTCACCCTCGAGACGAGCGAGGGTCGACTCGAGGTTGCGTCCGTCGTCTGGGCAGCGGGACAGTATCAGTATCCCTCGAGTGGGTCGATCCCCGGTGCGTCTAGCGCGATTCACGTGTCGACGATCGACTCGTGGGCGGCCCACGCCGATCGGTGGTCGGGCGAGGACGGTTCGCCGGACGAAAGCGACCAGACTGTGGCGGCGTCGACGCCGTCCGCGTCCTCACAGTCCCCAGCATCGCCGCTTGCGGCCGACGGGGCTGGTGTCAGTCCCCCGTCTGCTGACGACGTCGTGATCGTCGGCGGCGCAGAGAGTGGTATCGACGCTGCACTCGGGTTGGCGGATACCGGCCTCTCCGTCACCGTCGTAGATCCCGACGGCCCGTGGCAGTATCGCAGCCCCGACCCCAGTGAGGTTCTCTCCCCGCGAACGACGGACCGACTCGAGGCGGCACTCGACGCCGAGCAGCCGATTACACTCGTCACCGACGCTCGCGTCGAGCGAATCGAACGCGAGGAAACGGGCACGGATTCCTCGAGTGAAGCGAGGGTCGAAACGCGAACTGACCCGTCTGACGGACCTGAGACGCCCGGCTCGACCGTCGAGCGCGCTGGCTACGCGGTGGTCACCGACGACGGGAATCGGATTCACTCGCGCACGCCACCGGTTCTCTCGACAGGGTTCGAGGGGAGTATCACGCTCGTCGACGACCTGTTCGCGGTCGACGAACACGGATTCCCCGAACTCACCGACCAGGATGAATCGACTGCGACGTCCGGCCTGTTCCTCGTCGGCCCGCAGGTCGCCCACGAGGGCCAGCAGTTTTGTTTCATCTACAAGTTCCGCCAGCGCTTCGCCGTCGTCGCCGAGGCTATCGGCGACAGACTCGAGGCCGAAACGACTCCACTCGAGGCCTATCGCGAGAAACGGATGTTCCTCGAGAACCTCGAGTGCTGTGAACCGTCGTACTGTGACTGCTAG
- a CDS encoding C2H2-type zinc finger protein has product MSYNCSNCDESFRSAAGVTQHVALHHNTCAVCDDSFTETDELREHIHTTH; this is encoded by the coding sequence ATGTCCTACAACTGCTCGAACTGCGACGAATCGTTCCGATCCGCTGCTGGCGTGACCCAGCACGTTGCACTGCACCACAACACCTGCGCCGTCTGCGACGACTCGTTCACCGAAACCGACGAGCTTCGCGAGCACATTCACACGACGCACTAA
- a CDS encoding DUF7511 domain-containing protein has protein sequence MTDGNTDGETEPDASTDGTGSTDSTNSIERMHSRTSSEPSSPDGDVSPCYQAYVERTETRPDTCTIYSSVTAATLEETWIRATGSAFVSRDEIR, from the coding sequence ATGACCGACGGAAACACCGACGGCGAAACCGAGCCAGACGCCAGCACCGACGGTACCGGTAGTACTGATAGTACCAATAGTATCGAAAGGATGCACTCGAGGACGTCTTCCGAGCCATCGTCGCCGGACGGCGACGTGTCGCCGTGTTACCAGGCGTACGTCGAGCGAACCGAAACCCGTCCCGACACCTGTACCATCTACTCGTCGGTGACGGCCGCCACGCTCGAGGAGACGTGGATCCGTGCAACCGGCTCGGCGTTCGTCTCTCGAGACGAAATTCGATAG
- a CDS encoding GTP-binding protein codes for MPDNSIPVTVLSGILGAGKTTVLNHVLRESDDRELAVLVNDMGEVNVDAELVAESSDIADEDEELVELSNGCICCELRGDLLDAVGELTRAREFDAIVVESTGVAEPLPVAQTLTLGFDQADLDPTEFYEETGIEPLEGCHLDTAVTVVDAHQFRTAMESDELLDDDGTEKHLGDLVVEQVEFCDVLLLNKCDLVDDDTLAEIEATLEVLQPRAEIVRTEHGRVDPAHLVDTGRFDFDAASQSAGWIRELEEPHASAEEEHGVTSFVFEARRPFHPERFADLLDRFPDAVVRAKGHFWIASSEDAGEESDATVNAERNVSREDEAFTFNVAGQSIRVGPGGRWVDSLPAEERREHLEDNPELEAHWHERWGDRNTRLVVIGTEMDHDSLRADLRECLATDDELAADATFEDRFPTFEPPEAELEADADDDADTADGSETANRHENDDQREHAHDRTEELGIAD; via the coding sequence TCCGCGAGAGCGACGACAGAGAGCTCGCCGTTCTCGTCAACGACATGGGCGAAGTGAACGTGGACGCCGAACTCGTCGCCGAATCCTCGGATATCGCGGACGAAGACGAAGAGCTCGTCGAACTCTCGAACGGCTGTATCTGTTGTGAGCTCCGCGGAGACTTACTCGACGCCGTCGGCGAACTCACTCGAGCGCGCGAGTTCGACGCCATCGTCGTCGAGTCGACCGGCGTCGCCGAGCCACTCCCCGTCGCGCAGACGCTGACGCTCGGATTCGATCAGGCCGACCTCGATCCCACGGAGTTCTACGAAGAGACCGGTATCGAACCGCTCGAGGGCTGTCACCTCGATACGGCCGTGACGGTCGTCGACGCCCACCAGTTCCGGACGGCGATGGAATCCGACGAACTGCTCGACGACGACGGGACCGAGAAGCACCTCGGCGACCTCGTCGTCGAACAAGTCGAGTTCTGTGACGTCCTCCTCCTGAACAAGTGCGACCTCGTCGACGACGACACGCTCGCCGAAATCGAAGCGACGCTCGAGGTGCTCCAGCCGCGCGCCGAGATCGTTCGCACCGAACACGGCCGCGTCGACCCCGCACACCTCGTCGACACCGGCCGGTTCGATTTCGACGCTGCCAGCCAGTCAGCGGGCTGGATCCGCGAACTCGAGGAGCCCCACGCGTCGGCCGAGGAAGAACACGGCGTCACCTCGTTCGTCTTCGAGGCGCGCCGGCCGTTTCACCCCGAGCGCTTCGCCGACCTCCTCGATCGATTCCCCGACGCGGTCGTTCGAGCGAAAGGTCACTTCTGGATCGCGAGCAGCGAGGACGCCGGTGAAGAGAGCGATGCAACCGTGAACGCAGAACGAAACGTGAGCCGCGAGGACGAGGCGTTTACGTTCAACGTGGCCGGGCAGTCGATCCGCGTCGGCCCTGGCGGGCGGTGGGTCGATTCACTCCCGGCCGAGGAGCGTCGCGAGCACCTCGAGGACAACCCCGAACTCGAGGCCCACTGGCACGAACGCTGGGGCGATCGCAACACTCGACTCGTCGTCATCGGCACCGAGATGGATCACGACTCGCTTCGGGCCGACCTCCGGGAGTGTCTGGCCACCGACGACGAACTGGCGGCCGACGCGACGTTCGAGGATCGATTCCCGACGTTCGAGCCGCCCGAAGCCGAACTCGAGGCCGACGCAGATGACGATGCAGACACAGCCGATGGCAGCGAGACGGCGAACCGACACGAGAACGACGACCAGCGTGAGCACGCACACGACCGCACGGAGGAACTCGGCATTGCAGACTGA